In a single window of the Candidatus Omnitrophota bacterium genome:
- a CDS encoding dihydroorotate dehydrogenase — MKQDMSVSLGKLKLKNPVMAASGTFGYAEEFADLLDLKKLGAVVSKTVTINPRQGNPAPRTCETPAGMLNSIGLENPGIEAFIEEKLPVLRKSGVPVIVSIASETDPQEFVSLARRLDKLDGIAALELNISCPNLKKNKLVSQDPEATYSLVKAVRKACGKTLITKLSPNVADITEIALAAEKAGSDCLALINTVYGMSIDINKRRPKIAMGTGGLSGPAIKPIAVRMVREVYKKVKTPIIGIGGIMTSEDALEFIIAGASAVSVGTANFVDPGSSSEIIEGLGKYLRANRIKNIKALTGSLKE; from the coding sequence ATGAAACAAGACATGTCTGTCAGTTTAGGAAAACTGAAATTAAAGAATCCGGTGATGGCCGCTTCCGGAACTTTTGGTTATGCCGAGGAATTCGCGGATTTACTTGATCTGAAAAAATTGGGCGCAGTGGTCTCAAAGACTGTTACTATTAACCCTCGGCAGGGTAATCCCGCTCCGCGTACATGTGAAACACCTGCGGGGATGCTTAATTCCATTGGCCTGGAGAACCCGGGCATAGAAGCGTTTATTGAGGAGAAACTGCCGGTTCTGAGAAAATCCGGGGTTCCGGTGATCGTCAGCATAGCCTCGGAAACCGATCCACAAGAATTCGTTTCCCTGGCCAGGCGGTTGGACAAGCTGGACGGTATTGCCGCCCTGGAATTGAATATTTCCTGCCCCAACCTGAAAAAGAACAAATTGGTGTCCCAGGACCCGGAAGCCACTTATAGCCTGGTCAAGGCTGTGCGCAAGGCCTGCGGAAAAACACTGATCACCAAACTCTCGCCTAATGTCGCCGATATCACCGAGATCGCCCTGGCCGCGGAAAAAGCGGGCAGCGATTGCCTTGCGCTGATCAACACCGTTTACGGGATGAGCATCGATATAAATAAAAGAAGGCCGAAGATCGCTATGGGAACAGGCGGTTTGAGCGGCCCGGCGATCAAGCCGATAGCAGTTCGTATGGTCAGAGAGGTTTATAAGAAAGTAAAGACACCTATCATCGGAATCGGGGGGATAATGACTTCTGAGGACGCCCTGGAATTCATTATTGCCGGGGCAAGCGCGGTGAGCGTGGGTACGGCTAATTTTGTCGATCCCGGCAGCTCCAGCGAGATCATAGAGGGCCTGGGTAAATATTTAAGGGCAAACAGGATAAAGAATATCAAAGCTTTGACCGGGAGTTTGAAAGAATGA
- the carB gene encoding carbamoyl-phosphate synthase large subunit, with the protein MPRRKDIKKVLMIGSGPIVIGQACEFDYSGSQACKALKEEGYFTILVNSNPATIMTDPGLADVTYIEPLSFDYVTKIIAKERPDAILPTLGGQTGLNLAFFLMKEGILKKYGVESIGASVNAISCAEDRLLFKKAMQEIGLAVPKSGIACSVEEGMKIGLGIGFPLILRPAYTLGGSGGSIVYNKEELERFLAKGLETSPVHQILVEQSVLGWKEIEFEVMRDCADNVIMITSMENVDPMGVHTGDSMVVAPAQTLTAEEYTNFVNLSKKIIRRVGITGGGANIQFGQNPDNGHIVIIEVNPRLSRSSALASKATGFPIARVATKLAVGYTLPEVMNQITGKTTSFFEPTVDYCVFKICRFAFEKFPGSDRALNTSMKAVGEAMSIGRNFKEALQKGIRSIEISRFGFGADGKDKISDEALKNPDSGLLKEIKDKITVPNDERIFYLRYALKAGFSVDDIYAASRIDRWFIDNMKQLVEMEEKIKAFRNNRAEDEIKLPADLLGQAKQDGFSDRQLAYLLNSREGKVREHRKKNNKKAVYKLVDTCAGEFNAKQPYVYLTNESQDEGRPGKDKKVIILGGGPNRIGQGIEFDYCCCHAAYALKEEGIESIMVNCNPETVSTDYDTSDRLYFEPLTIEDIMNIIELEKPMGVIVQFGGQTPINLALSLRKAGVNILGTTADSIDIAEDRKKFKEMLHKLDLLQPENGTAFNFEEAKIVARKIGYPVLVRPSYVLGGRAMEIVYDESLLERFIIEAAKVSGEHPILIDKFLEDAIEVDVDVIGDGSTFVIGGIMEHIEEAGIHSGDSAMVLPAYTLSQGLVNKIREATYKMAKELNVVGLMNVQYAVKDEKIYVLEVNPRASRTVPFVSKAIGLPLAKLATKVMLGKKLKDLGFTKEIVTKHVAVKESVFPFNRFPGVDVILGPEMKSTGEVMGIDKDFGRAYIKSQIAAGQNLPKKGNVFISVRDRDKRAVVFIAKKLVDLGFQVYSTSGTAAALEKNGIDVKILPKLSEGRPNILDLMKDGKIQMVINTPSGRIPRQDELKIRSYVVLYNIPYTTTISGAQATVNGIETLIKKELEVRSIQDYHKKMSK; encoded by the coding sequence ATGCCTCGACGCAAAGATATTAAAAAGGTGCTTATGATCGGGTCCGGCCCGATAGTTATCGGCCAGGCCTGTGAATTCGATTATTCAGGTTCTCAGGCATGCAAGGCCCTGAAAGAAGAAGGGTATTTTACCATTCTGGTAAATTCAAATCCGGCGACGATAATGACCGATCCGGGGTTGGCCGACGTAACTTATATCGAGCCTTTGTCGTTCGATTACGTAACCAAAATCATTGCCAAAGAAAGGCCGGATGCGATATTGCCGACCCTGGGCGGACAGACCGGCTTAAACCTGGCATTTTTCCTGATGAAGGAAGGGATATTGAAGAAGTACGGAGTGGAATCAATAGGCGCGTCGGTCAACGCTATCTCCTGCGCCGAAGACCGGCTGCTCTTCAAAAAGGCCATGCAGGAGATCGGTTTGGCTGTTCCTAAAAGCGGCATCGCCTGCAGCGTTGAAGAAGGGATGAAGATCGGCCTGGGCATAGGGTTTCCCCTTATACTTCGTCCCGCCTATACCCTTGGCGGCAGCGGCGGGTCTATTGTCTATAACAAGGAGGAATTGGAGCGTTTTCTGGCCAAAGGGCTTGAGACCAGCCCGGTGCATCAGATATTGGTTGAGCAGTCTGTTCTTGGCTGGAAGGAGATCGAATTTGAGGTAATGCGCGATTGTGCGGATAATGTGATCATGATCACTTCGATGGAGAACGTGGATCCTATGGGCGTGCATACCGGGGATAGCATGGTGGTTGCCCCCGCCCAGACATTGACCGCCGAAGAATACACTAATTTTGTGAATCTTTCCAAAAAAATAATCCGCAGGGTCGGGATTACCGGAGGCGGGGCGAATATCCAGTTCGGCCAGAACCCGGATAACGGACATATTGTGATAATCGAAGTCAATCCCCGGCTTTCCCGGTCATCGGCGCTGGCATCAAAAGCCACCGGGTTTCCCATAGCCAGGGTAGCCACAAAATTGGCCGTAGGCTATACACTTCCGGAGGTAATGAACCAGATCACCGGAAAGACCACTTCTTTCTTTGAGCCCACGGTTGATTATTGCGTATTCAAGATCTGCAGGTTCGCGTTCGAGAAATTCCCGGGGTCAGACCGGGCTTTGAATACCTCCATGAAAGCCGTAGGCGAAGCTATGTCTATCGGCAGGAATTTTAAAGAAGCGCTGCAAAAGGGGATACGCTCCATAGAGATATCCCGTTTCGGTTTCGGGGCGGATGGTAAGGATAAAATATCCGACGAAGCGTTGAAAAATCCGGATAGCGGGTTGCTCAAAGAGATCAAAGATAAGATAACCGTCCCTAATGATGAAAGGATATTTTATTTAAGGTACGCGCTTAAAGCGGGGTTTTCCGTGGACGATATCTACGCGGCTTCCCGGATCGACCGCTGGTTTATTGATAACATGAAACAACTGGTGGAGATGGAGGAGAAGATCAAGGCCTTCAGGAATAACCGGGCTGAGGATGAGATAAAGCTTCCCGCAGATCTCCTGGGGCAGGCCAAGCAGGACGGTTTTTCCGACAGGCAACTGGCCTATTTATTGAATTCCAGGGAGGGTAAGGTGCGTGAACACAGGAAGAAGAATAATAAGAAAGCGGTGTATAAATTAGTAGATACCTGCGCCGGCGAATTCAACGCCAAGCAGCCGTATGTTTACTTGACTAATGAGAGCCAGGATGAAGGCCGGCCGGGCAAGGATAAAAAAGTGATCATTTTAGGAGGCGGGCCGAATCGTATCGGCCAGGGGATCGAATTCGATTACTGCTGCTGCCATGCGGCATATGCGCTGAAGGAAGAAGGCATAGAGAGCATTATGGTCAATTGCAACCCTGAGACGGTTTCGACCGATTACGACACGTCTGACCGCCTTTATTTCGAGCCGCTGACCATTGAGGATATAATGAATATAATCGAGCTGGAAAAACCGATGGGCGTGATCGTCCAGTTCGGAGGCCAGACACCGATAAATCTGGCGTTATCTTTGCGCAAGGCCGGGGTAAATATCCTGGGCACGACCGCGGATAGCATCGATATCGCCGAAGACCGGAAAAAATTCAAGGAGATGTTGCATAAACTTGATCTTCTGCAGCCGGAGAACGGAACCGCTTTTAATTTTGAAGAGGCTAAAATAGTAGCCCGGAAGATAGGGTACCCGGTGTTAGTCAGGCCTTCTTATGTCCTGGGCGGCCGGGCAATGGAGATCGTTTATGACGAAAGCCTCTTGGAAAGGTTCATTATCGAGGCGGCTAAAGTCTCCGGGGAACATCCGATATTGATCGACAAGTTCCTGGAAGACGCCATCGAGGTGGATGTGGATGTGATCGGCGACGGCAGTACTTTTGTCATTGGCGGGATCATGGAGCATATCGAAGAGGCGGGTATTCATTCCGGGGATTCGGCGATGGTCCTTCCCGCATACACGTTATCGCAGGGGCTGGTGAATAAGATCCGCGAAGCCACTTATAAAATGGCCAAAGAACTTAATGTTGTCGGGTTAATGAACGTGCAATACGCGGTCAAGGATGAAAAAATTTATGTGCTGGAGGTCAATCCGCGCGCGTCCAGGACCGTGCCTTTTGTTTCCAAGGCCATCGGCCTGCCTCTGGCAAAACTGGCGACCAAGGTAATGTTAGGAAAGAAGCTCAAGGATCTGGGGTTCACTAAAGAGATTGTTACTAAGCATGTTGCGGTCAAGGAATCGGTATTCCCTTTTAACCGTTTCCCGGGAGTGGATGTTATCCTGGGGCCGGAGATGAAATCTACCGGCGAGGTCATGGGCATCGACAAGGATTTCGGCAGGGCATATATAAAGAGCCAGATCGCCGCCGGGCAGAACCTGCCTAAGAAAGGCAATGTGTTTATTTCAGTGCGCGACCGGGATAAAAGGGCGGTGGTGTTCATCGCCAAGAAGCTGGTTGACCTTGGATTCCAGGTTTATTCGACTTCCGGGACAGCCGCGGCGCTGGAAAAGAACGGGATAGACGTGAAGATCCTGCCCAAACTTTCCGAAGGCCGGCCGAATATACTGGACCTGATGAAAGACGGCAAGATCCAAATGGTCATCAATACCCCTTCAGGCAGGATCCCCCGGCAGGATGAGCTTAAGATCCGTTCGTATGTGGTCCTTTATAATATACCGTACACTACCACGATCTCCGGGGCTCAGGCAACGGTTAACGGTATCGAAACGCTGATAAAGAAAGAGTTGGAGGTAAGGTCGATCCAGGATTATCATAAGAAGATGTCTAAATAG
- a CDS encoding DUF2764 domain-containing protein: protein MPEFYTYLISSLPVLQFGAKPEYSLERFMGMCRDLIPEEDYQTLGLCAGKALLDHPARQPTLKQWQAFETGLRNELVKVRASRRKIEPAKYLRPDGSGDSGLVHIAANSRRIPSPAEAEKFLDQERWKKLEELSFGHYFDLDALIIYCLKLRILLRWANISGADNQAQLKRVMELSEKH from the coding sequence ATGCCGGAGTTCTATACTTATTTGATCTCCAGTCTTCCTGTGCTCCAGTTCGGGGCAAAACCAGAATATTCCTTGGAACGTTTTATGGGAATGTGCCGGGACCTTATTCCGGAAGAGGATTATCAGACCTTAGGGCTTTGCGCCGGCAAAGCGTTATTGGATCATCCGGCCAGGCAGCCGACATTAAAACAATGGCAGGCATTCGAGACCGGATTGCGCAATGAACTGGTTAAAGTCCGCGCCAGCCGCAGGAAGATCGAGCCTGCTAAATATCTGCGCCCGGACGGATCCGGGGATAGCGGGCTTGTCCATATTGCGGCTAACAGCCGGCGCATCCCTTCGCCGGCGGAAGCGGAGAAGTTCCTCGACCAGGAAAGATGGAAAAAGCTGGAAGAGCTTTCTTTTGGGCATTACTTTGATCTGGACGCCCTGATCATCTACTGTTTGAAATTACGCATACTCCTGCGCTGGGCGAATATCAGCGGAGCGGACAATCAGGCCCAGCTTAAGCGGGTTATGGAATTAAGCGAAAAACATTGA
- a CDS encoding isoprenylcysteine carboxylmethyltransferase family protein: MKKRIKVNGIFIFFTILICSFFIFKLIRHTPGPWDDLVEIFGMGLILLGQLLRVSSRGYKAELSRSGHSLLTSGPYSLVRNPMYLGIILIGSGVVLFVFHPWVFAIFALIFILRYVHVIISEEKVLLNGFGEEYKDYMRRVPRLLPDPGFLLRTDIADCLPVKLSWFKRELPSILIVLCAALIVESWEDIRAGNQWTIVADLAVLLAIFLLYFIVIVFLAERYERITKENKNSK, from the coding sequence ATGAAGAAGCGCATAAAGGTAAACGGCATTTTTATCTTTTTTACTATTTTAATCTGCTCTTTTTTTATCTTCAAACTTATCCGGCATACCCCTGGACCGTGGGATGATCTGGTTGAGATCTTTGGGATGGGGTTGATCCTTTTGGGCCAGCTGTTGCGGGTTTCCAGCCGCGGTTATAAGGCGGAACTTTCCCGCAGCGGGCATTCTTTGCTCACCAGCGGGCCGTATTCACTGGTCAGGAACCCGATGTACCTGGGCATAATACTGATCGGTTCAGGCGTGGTCCTGTTCGTTTTTCATCCCTGGGTATTCGCGATATTCGCGTTAATTTTTATCCTGCGTTACGTGCATGTGATAATCAGCGAAGAAAAGGTCTTATTAAACGGTTTCGGCGAAGAATATAAGGATTATATGCGCAGGGTGCCGCGCTTACTGCCTGATCCGGGTTTTTTGCTCAGGACCGATATAGCGGATTGCCTGCCGGTAAAATTAAGCTGGTTTAAAAGAGAGCTGCCCAGCATTCTGATAGTGCTCTGCGCAGCCCTGATAGTCGAATCCTGGGAGGATATCCGAGCCGGGAACCAATGGACCATTGTGGCGGATTTGGCTGTTTTGCTGGCCATATTCCTGCTTTATTTCATTGTGATCGTTTTCTTGGCTGAAAGATATGAACGTATTACAAAAGAAAATAAAAATTCGAAGTAA
- the mutM gene encoding bifunctional DNA-formamidopyrimidine glycosylase/DNA-(apurinic or apyrimidinic site) lyase — protein MPELPEVETIKRDLEGTVLGRKILGVAINNPAVIRQPGPTQFAAGLRNAVIKRILRRAKVLILELSNGKALTVHLKMTGQLVYPGNGKTSRVSFRLSGNNTLDFNDQRLFAELRLLDDWRELKFIKELGPEPFDLTIRSFKKLLSGRKTRIKPLLMDQTFIAGIGNLYAAEILFRAKINPERSAVSLAEAEKTLLFKEIVAVLDEAIKCGGSSIDDYVRVSGKRGDYSRKHKVYGRQGKPCMACKTVIKKIAMGGRGTCFCPRCQK, from the coding sequence ATGCCGGAACTTCCTGAAGTAGAGACTATAAAGCGGGACTTGGAAGGAACTGTGCTGGGGAGAAAGATCCTCGGTGTGGCCATAAATAACCCCGCGGTGATCCGCCAGCCCGGGCCAACGCAGTTCGCGGCAGGTTTAAGGAACGCGGTCATAAAAAGAATCCTGCGCCGGGCCAAGGTTCTTATACTTGAGCTTTCCAACGGTAAAGCCCTGACAGTTCATCTTAAAATGACCGGCCAATTGGTTTATCCCGGAAATGGAAAAACTAGCAGGGTCAGCTTCAGGTTATCCGGCAATAATACATTGGATTTTAACGACCAGCGGCTGTTTGCGGAATTACGGCTTTTGGATGATTGGCGAGAGTTAAAATTCATCAAGGAATTGGGCCCGGAGCCGTTTGATCTGACCATCCGGAGTTTTAAAAAACTTCTTTCCGGCAGAAAGACGCGGATCAAGCCGCTTTTAATGGATCAGACCTTTATTGCCGGCATAGGAAATCTTTACGCTGCAGAAATACTATTTCGTGCTAAAATAAACCCGGAAAGGTCGGCAGTCAGCCTTGCGGAAGCGGAAAAAACGCTGTTGTTTAAAGAGATAGTCGCGGTCCTGGATGAGGCGATAAAATGCGGCGGGTCCTCGATCGACGATTATGTGCGTGTTTCAGGCAAACGAGGAGATTACAGCCGTAAGCACAAGGTTTACGGCAGGCAGGGCAAGCCGTGTATGGCATGTAAAACCGTGATCAAGAAGATCGCTATGGGAGGCCGGGGGACTTGTTTTTGTCCCCGCTGTCAAAAATAA
- a CDS encoding DivIVA domain-containing protein: MSDQIKELIEKINQEGVVAAQEKAAQIEKQAQEEADMIVRKAQAQAKKIVEDAQEKVERLKESSRAELQQAGRDFLLGLKEGILGLLERVIVKDVAVALTAEELSQMISGIIKECCGQGGKQAVVYLSAPDKSKLEGHFLNKLKNELKNGIELRQGDDIRAGFMISFDAGKSHFDFSEKALVQYLQTQVKPKVEQILKDTK; the protein is encoded by the coding sequence ATGTCAGACCAGATCAAAGAACTTATTGAAAAAATAAACCAGGAAGGCGTTGTGGCCGCCCAGGAAAAAGCGGCCCAGATTGAGAAACAGGCGCAGGAAGAGGCCGATATGATCGTGCGCAAGGCCCAGGCGCAGGCCAAGAAGATCGTTGAGGACGCTCAAGAAAAAGTCGAGCGCCTGAAGGAAAGTTCCCGCGCGGAGCTTCAGCAGGCAGGCAGGGACTTTCTGCTCGGCCTTAAAGAAGGTATACTGGGATTATTGGAGCGGGTTATAGTCAAAGATGTCGCTGTGGCCTTAACTGCCGAAGAGCTTTCGCAGATGATCTCCGGGATCATTAAGGAATGCTGCGGCCAGGGAGGGAAACAGGCTGTGGTATATCTGAGCGCCCCGGATAAAAGCAAATTGGAAGGGCATTTCCTGAATAAACTTAAAAACGAGCTTAAGAACGGGATAGAGTTAAGGCAGGGGGATGATATCCGCGCCGGGTTCATGATCAGTTTCGACGCGGGCAAGTCACATTTTGATTTCAGCGAAAAAGCCCTGGTGCAATACCTCCAAACGCAAGTTAAGCCTAAAGTTGAGCAGATACTTAAGGATACAAAATAA
- a CDS encoding secondary thiamine-phosphate synthase enzyme YjbQ, whose protein sequence is MEKIEIKTKNRMEFVDITEKIRGIAEKCAVPDGLCVLFCPHTTAGLTINENADPAVKEDMLAAFTKLVPLSGGYTHSEGNSDSHIKSSIFGQSLSIIVENRQLMLGAWQGIYFCESDGPRLRELWVKFISG, encoded by the coding sequence ATGGAAAAGATAGAGATCAAGACCAAGAACCGCATGGAATTTGTGGATATTACTGAGAAAATAAGGGGGATAGCGGAGAAATGTGCCGTTCCCGATGGCCTATGTGTTCTGTTCTGCCCGCATACAACCGCTGGCCTGACTATAAATGAGAATGCTGACCCCGCGGTGAAAGAAGATATGCTCGCCGCTTTTACTAAACTTGTCCCTTTGTCCGGCGGTTATACCCATAGCGAAGGTAATTCCGACAGCCATATTAAATCTTCCATATTTGGCCAGAGTCTTTCTATTATAGTGGAAAACCGCCAATTGATGTTAGGCGCGTGGCAGGGGATTTATTTTTGCGAGAGCGATGGGCCACGGCTAAGAGAGCTATGGGTTAAATTTATCAGCGGTTAG
- the pyrF gene encoding orotidine-5'-phosphate decarboxylase: MTAVKTIIALDTKDLKTARRFVEMLYPRIKVFKIGPVLFTAYGPKVIEMARKKGAEVFLDLKFHDIPNTVANAVRQAAGLRVKMFTLHTSGGEEMLCRAAQAAQEEAARLKIKKPILLGITVLTSDKSGMNTKSEVVRRAKLAKKAGLDGVVCSVHEAKAVRKACGNNFVIVTPGIRPKGAEAGDQKRIATPKDAIAAGANYIVVGRPITEAEDPLQAAKSIINETG, encoded by the coding sequence ATGACCGCAGTTAAAACAATCATCGCTTTAGATACTAAAGATTTAAAAACAGCCCGGCGTTTTGTTGAGATGCTTTACCCGCGGATAAAGGTCTTTAAGATCGGCCCGGTGCTTTTTACCGCCTATGGACCGAAAGTTATCGAGATGGCGCGGAAGAAAGGCGCTGAGGTTTTTCTGGACCTGAAATTCCACGATATACCTAATACAGTGGCTAATGCAGTGCGCCAGGCTGCCGGGTTAAGGGTCAAGATGTTTACCCTGCATACATCGGGAGGCGAAGAGATGCTCTGCCGGGCGGCGCAGGCAGCCCAGGAAGAGGCGGCAAGACTGAAGATCAAGAAGCCTATCTTATTGGGGATCACGGTCCTGACCAGCGACAAATCGGGAATGAACACCAAATCCGAAGTGGTCCGCCGGGCGAAACTGGCTAAGAAGGCGGGTCTGGACGGAGTGGTTTGCTCGGTGCATGAAGCTAAGGCTGTCCGTAAAGCTTGCGGCAATAATTTTGTTATTGTTACTCCGGGAATCAGGCCGAAAGGCGCCGAGGCGGGTGATCAGAAGCGGATAGCTACCCCAAAAGACGCGATTGCCGCCGGAGCTAATTACATTGTAGTGGGTCGGCCGATAACCGAGGCGGAAGATCCGCTTCAGGCCGCAAAAAGCATTATCAATGAGACGGGGTAA
- a CDS encoding glycosyltransferase → MPQSPFVSIIIPVKNFERTIEKSFEYLLNVDYSHDSWEWVIVDGGSSDKTIQIIQNWQKKYPFIKLVEVPNCPSPGFARNKALGVVKGEFLFFTDGDCAPDKSWINEMIKHFNRDPKIAAVGGEVYTLKVDPNNMVEAWCQHFRFNMVSPRYGFIKEGYYPDFPKEPSPCDIGGHKAYFFGTCNVAYRRSAMKEIGAKFWERPTGEDMDLSYQHRSKGWKFYFAPLAKVDHMHRADLKALRKVWVTYGQAHLPLIEKYVKKNALQVIFQNLKGCPSIKIPSPVRGFIYLGNFHLMHAWAVLFLLGLVFSFIAGGLGWLLFTLLAFLLTWRYAYLYVRWNFDMEPRSEFWTWFKLKYLTNLSFIQGGLKDFNKYKVFCVEPSF, encoded by the coding sequence ATGCCTCAATCACCGTTTGTTTCCATCATTATCCCGGTCAAGAATTTTGAGCGCACTATTGAGAAATCATTCGAATACCTGCTTAACGTGGATTATTCCCATGATAGCTGGGAATGGGTCATAGTGGACGGCGGCTCCAGCGATAAAACGATACAGATCATTCAAAATTGGCAGAAGAAATATCCGTTCATTAAATTGGTGGAAGTCCCGAACTGTCCTTCCCCGGGGTTTGCCAGGAACAAGGCCCTGGGCGTGGTAAAGGGGGAATTTCTTTTCTTTACCGACGGAGACTGCGCCCCGGATAAAAGCTGGATAAATGAAATGATCAAGCATTTCAACCGTGACCCGAAGATAGCCGCGGTAGGGGGAGAGGTGTATACCCTGAAGGTCGATCCGAATAATATGGTTGAGGCCTGGTGCCAGCATTTCCGCTTCAATATGGTCTCTCCCCGGTATGGCTTTATTAAAGAGGGTTATTACCCGGATTTTCCCAAGGAGCCCAGCCCTTGCGATATAGGCGGGCATAAGGCGTATTTCTTCGGCACTTGCAACGTGGCTTACCGCAGGAGCGCGATGAAAGAGATCGGCGCCAAGTTCTGGGAAAGGCCTACTGGCGAGGATATGGACTTGAGCTATCAACACCGGTCTAAGGGCTGGAAATTCTATTTTGCTCCCCTGGCCAAGGTTGATCATATGCACCGGGCAGACCTTAAGGCGTTAAGGAAAGTCTGGGTTACTTACGGACAGGCGCATCTGCCGTTGATCGAGAAATATGTGAAGAAGAACGCCCTTCAAGTGATCTTTCAGAACTTGAAAGGCTGCCCGTCGATAAAAATACCTTCCCCGGTCAGGGGGTTCATATACCTGGGGAACTTTCATTTAATGCACGCCTGGGCCGTTTTATTCCTGCTCGGGCTGGTTTTCAGTTTTATCGCCGGAGGCTTAGGATGGCTGCTCTTCACGCTGCTGGCTTTTCTTTTGACCTGGCGCTATGCGTATCTGTATGTCAGGTGGAATTTCGATATGGAACCGAGATCGGAATTCTGGACCTGGTTTAAGCTGAAGTATCTGACTAACCTCAGTTTTATCCAGGGCGGATTAAAGGATTTCAATAAATATAAGGTGTTTTGCGTCGAGCCGAGTTTTTAA
- a CDS encoding dihydroorotate dehydrogenase electron transfer subunit, with protein sequence MNVLQKKIKIRSNCRINGAYYRLVLDAGSLSRIARPGQFIMLRVNGPAAPLLRRPLSIHAVSGQKLEILYEALGPATKILSAMRPAQELDIIGPLGKGFDYKAKDISERRHILVCGGMGVAPLNFLAQELVSRKPLAANRLPLVLIGSRSAEHILCEKEFKKKGCVVKIATDDGSRGFHGRVTELLEKLLSTIDYRLSIIYACGPRPMLKEVSRISAKHKIPAQMSLEEHMSCGIGACLGCVVNTTEGFKRVCKEGPVFRGEEIVW encoded by the coding sequence ATGAACGTATTACAAAAGAAAATAAAAATTCGAAGTAATTGCCGGATCAACGGCGCTTATTACCGTCTTGTTCTAGACGCGGGGAGTTTAAGCCGTATCGCCCGCCCCGGGCAGTTCATTATGCTCCGGGTAAATGGACCCGCTGCGCCGCTTCTGCGCAGGCCGTTGAGTATCCATGCTGTTTCCGGGCAAAAGCTTGAGATCCTTTATGAAGCCCTGGGCCCAGCGACAAAGATCCTTTCCGCTATGCGGCCTGCGCAAGAACTGGATATAATAGGGCCTTTGGGCAAGGGGTTTGATTATAAGGCAAAGGATATATCTGAGCGCCGGCATATACTTGTTTGCGGTGGAATGGGGGTAGCGCCGTTGAATTTTCTGGCGCAAGAACTGGTTTCGCGCAAACCGCTTGCCGCAAACCGCTTGCCGCTGGTGCTTATCGGCAGCCGCAGCGCGGAACATATCCTCTGCGAAAAAGAATTCAAGAAAAAGGGTTGTGTTGTTAAGATCGCCACCGATGACGGCTCCCGCGGTTTTCACGGAAGGGTCACTGAGTTGCTGGAGAAATTACTATCGACTATCGATTATCGGCTATCGATTATCTACGCCTGCGGCCCCAGGCCTATGTTAAAAGAAGTCTCCCGGATCAGCGCAAAGCATAAAATTCCAGCCCAGATGTCCCTTGAGGAGCATATGTCTTGCGGGATCGGCGCCTGCCTGGGCTGTGTGGTGAACACAACCGAAGGTTTTAAGAGGGTCTGTAAAGAAGGCCCGGTTTTTCGCGGCGAAGAAATAGTGTGGTGA